One stretch of Girardinichthys multiradiatus isolate DD_20200921_A chromosome 2, DD_fGirMul_XY1, whole genome shotgun sequence DNA includes these proteins:
- the si:dkey-12e7.4 gene encoding C-factor, giving the protein MMSGVVNFKNCGSVLITGANRGLGLQIVESLASGGFSPGKIIAATRNITGAQKLQELATEYSNVHTVTLDAVNQESIEKCAEEVGQLLGQEGLNCLINNAGINVAADFHSVTAEKMIENFHTNAVAPLMITKAFLPLLKRAASRGGLGTMGIQRAAVINMTSLLGSVELNWGEGANNIKWYPYRTSKSALNMVSRCMAVDLEPDGILCMGIHPGWVRTDMGGSEAPLSPEESVASVLSVIGGLTEKDHGSFLSFTGEQLPW; this is encoded by the exons ATGATGAGTGGGGTGGTGAATTTTAAAAACTGCGGCTCTGTGCTGATAACGGGAGCAAACCGCGGACTCGGGCTGCAGATAGTCGAAAGTCTGGCGAGTGGAGGTTTCTCACCGGGCAAGATTATAGCCGCGACCAGAAACATCACCGGTGCGCAG AAACTTCAGGAACTGGCTACGGAATACTCCAACGTCCACACTGTGACTTTGG ATGCAGTGAATCAGGAGAGCATAGAGAAATGTGCTGAAGAGGTGGGTCAGCTGCTAGGGCAGGAGGGTCTTAACTGCCTGATTAACAACGCAGGGATCAATGTGGCGGCCGACTTCCATTCTGTCACTGCAGAGAAGATGATAGAAAACTTCCACACCAACGCTGTTGCTCCATTGATgataacaaag GCCTTCCTGCCTTTGTTGAAGAGGGCTGCAAGCAGAGGAGGGTTAGGAACAATGGGAATCCAGAGAGCAGCAGTTATTAACATGACGTCTCTGCTGGGGTCTGTGGAGCTTAACTGGGGCGAGGGGGCCAACAACATCAAATGGTACCCTTACAGAACCTCCAAG AGTGCTCTGAATATGGTCAGTCGCTGCATGGCTGTAGACCTGGAGCCGGATGGGATCCTTTGCATGGGGATACATCCTGGCTGGGTTCGCACCGACATGGGAGGCTCTGAG GCTCCCCTGAGTCCAGAGGAGAGCGTTGCCTCCGTCTTGTCTGTGATTGGTGGGCTGACTGAAAAGGACCACGGGTCATTTCTGAGCTTTACAGGAGAGCAGTTACCATGGTGA
- the lcat gene encoding phosphatidylcholine-sterol acyltransferase isoform X1 has product MFVLQRFLLIIDSDESTRHGRRSCQVEKMGSAGRLCWPLLVLFLLGFRHSAGFWIVNVVFPPSTKPKVPSNITSPLIIVPGNLGNRLEAKINKPTLVHWFCYKKTENWFPLWIDLNMFMPIGVDCWIDNIRLVYNRTTRRSANSPGVEVRVPGFGETYSIEFLDYNKLAGYFYTMVQHLVNIGYVRNETVRGAPYDWRLAPNENEAYFIKMQDMVEEMYNQYQKPVYLLGHSMGCHYVLYFLNHQPQAWKDKYIRGFISLGAPWGGAVKVLRVLASGENDGIPMISNIKIREEQRMMTTNPWLLPAEDVWPEDHVFISTPAFNYTHRDYKRFFTDISFEDGWHMWKDTKNLTSALHPPGVEVWCMYGVGLPTPVTHIYDEEFPDGDPVDFVYADGDDTVDSLSMGLCKRWVGQQEKPVHVTEYRGLAHLDMVFHEKVLNQMQQILEGKSDVPKEVDIRLDVK; this is encoded by the exons ATGTTTGTACTGCAGCGCTTCTTGTTAATCATTGATTCCGATGAATCAACAAGACA CGGCCGCCGCAGCTGCCAGGTAGAGAAGATGGGGTCGGCGGGTCGCCTGTGCTGGCCGCTGCTCGTATTGTTTCTGCTGGGGTTTCGTCACTCCGCCGGCTTCTGGATCGTCAACGTCGTTTTCCCTCCCAGCACCAAACCCAAAGTACCGAGCAACATCACTTCGCCGCTCATTATCG TACCGGGGAACTTGGGCAACCGTCTTGAagccaaaataaacaaaccaacacTGGTTCACTGGTTCTGCTacaagaaaactgaaaactggTTTCCTCTGTGGATCGACCTCAACATGTTCATGCCAATAGGTGTGGACTGCTGGATAGATAACATCAG ACTTGTTTACAACAGGACAACACGGCGCTCCGCCAACTCACCAGGGGTGGAGGTACGAGTGCCGGGTTTTGGGGAGACCTACTCCATAGAGTTTCTTGACTACAACAAACTGGCCG GTTATTTTTACACTATGGTGCAACATTTGGTCAACATCGGCTACGTTCGGAATGAGACGGTCCGTGGAGCTCCGTACGACTGGAGATTAGCGCCAA ATGAGAATGAAGCCTATTTTATAAAGATGCAGGACATGGTTGAAGAGATGTACAACCAGTACCAGAAACCAGTTTACCTCCTGGGACATAGCATGGGCTGCCACTACGTCCTCTACTTCCTCAACCACCAGCCGCAGGCCTGGAAGGACAAGTACATCCGGGGTTTTATTTCCCTGGGAGCTCCATGGGGGGGTGCTGTTAAAGTGCTCAGAGTCCTGGCCTCAG GTGAAAATGACGGCATCCCGATGATTTCCAACATCAAGATCCGTGAGGAGCAGAGGATGATGACCACTAATCCCTGGTTGCTGCCAGCAGAAGACGTTTGGCCAGAGGACCATGTTTTCATCTCCACTCCAGCCTTTAACTACACCCATCGGGACTACAAGCGTTTTTTCACAGACATCAGCTTCGAGGATGGCTG GCATATGTGGAAGGACACCAAGAACCTCACCAGTGCTCTCCACCCGCCCGGCGTAGAGGTGTGGTGCATGTACGGCGTCGGGCTTCCGACGCCTGTAACCCACATTTATGATGAGGAGTTCCCAGACGGTGACCCGGTGGACTTTGTTTACGCAGACGGAGATGACACGGTGGACAGTTTAAGCATGGGGCTGTGCAAGCGCTGGGTGGGGCAGCAGGAGAAGCCCGTCCACGTGACGGAGTACAGGGGTCTGGCCCACCTGGACATGGTGTTCCACGAAAAGGTGCTCAATCAGATGCAGCAAATCCTGGAGGGTAAATCCGATGTGCCCAAAGAGGTTGACATCCGGTTGGATGTTAAATAA
- the lcat gene encoding phosphatidylcholine-sterol acyltransferase isoform X2: MGSAGRLCWPLLVLFLLGFRHSAGFWIVNVVFPPSTKPKVPSNITSPLIIVPGNLGNRLEAKINKPTLVHWFCYKKTENWFPLWIDLNMFMPIGVDCWIDNIRLVYNRTTRRSANSPGVEVRVPGFGETYSIEFLDYNKLAGYFYTMVQHLVNIGYVRNETVRGAPYDWRLAPNENEAYFIKMQDMVEEMYNQYQKPVYLLGHSMGCHYVLYFLNHQPQAWKDKYIRGFISLGAPWGGAVKVLRVLASGENDGIPMISNIKIREEQRMMTTNPWLLPAEDVWPEDHVFISTPAFNYTHRDYKRFFTDISFEDGWHMWKDTKNLTSALHPPGVEVWCMYGVGLPTPVTHIYDEEFPDGDPVDFVYADGDDTVDSLSMGLCKRWVGQQEKPVHVTEYRGLAHLDMVFHEKVLNQMQQILEGKSDVPKEVDIRLDVK, encoded by the exons ATGGGGTCGGCGGGTCGCCTGTGCTGGCCGCTGCTCGTATTGTTTCTGCTGGGGTTTCGTCACTCCGCCGGCTTCTGGATCGTCAACGTCGTTTTCCCTCCCAGCACCAAACCCAAAGTACCGAGCAACATCACTTCGCCGCTCATTATCG TACCGGGGAACTTGGGCAACCGTCTTGAagccaaaataaacaaaccaacacTGGTTCACTGGTTCTGCTacaagaaaactgaaaactggTTTCCTCTGTGGATCGACCTCAACATGTTCATGCCAATAGGTGTGGACTGCTGGATAGATAACATCAG ACTTGTTTACAACAGGACAACACGGCGCTCCGCCAACTCACCAGGGGTGGAGGTACGAGTGCCGGGTTTTGGGGAGACCTACTCCATAGAGTTTCTTGACTACAACAAACTGGCCG GTTATTTTTACACTATGGTGCAACATTTGGTCAACATCGGCTACGTTCGGAATGAGACGGTCCGTGGAGCTCCGTACGACTGGAGATTAGCGCCAA ATGAGAATGAAGCCTATTTTATAAAGATGCAGGACATGGTTGAAGAGATGTACAACCAGTACCAGAAACCAGTTTACCTCCTGGGACATAGCATGGGCTGCCACTACGTCCTCTACTTCCTCAACCACCAGCCGCAGGCCTGGAAGGACAAGTACATCCGGGGTTTTATTTCCCTGGGAGCTCCATGGGGGGGTGCTGTTAAAGTGCTCAGAGTCCTGGCCTCAG GTGAAAATGACGGCATCCCGATGATTTCCAACATCAAGATCCGTGAGGAGCAGAGGATGATGACCACTAATCCCTGGTTGCTGCCAGCAGAAGACGTTTGGCCAGAGGACCATGTTTTCATCTCCACTCCAGCCTTTAACTACACCCATCGGGACTACAAGCGTTTTTTCACAGACATCAGCTTCGAGGATGGCTG GCATATGTGGAAGGACACCAAGAACCTCACCAGTGCTCTCCACCCGCCCGGCGTAGAGGTGTGGTGCATGTACGGCGTCGGGCTTCCGACGCCTGTAACCCACATTTATGATGAGGAGTTCCCAGACGGTGACCCGGTGGACTTTGTTTACGCAGACGGAGATGACACGGTGGACAGTTTAAGCATGGGGCTGTGCAAGCGCTGGGTGGGGCAGCAGGAGAAGCCCGTCCACGTGACGGAGTACAGGGGTCTGGCCCACCTGGACATGGTGTTCCACGAAAAGGTGCTCAATCAGATGCAGCAAATCCTGGAGGGTAAATCCGATGTGCCCAAAGAGGTTGACATCCGGTTGGATGTTAAATAA